From Candidatus Binatia bacterium, the proteins below share one genomic window:
- a CDS encoding Arc family DNA-binding protein has product MPSLSIKDVPEPVLEAIRRRAARNHRSLQGELMALIVQAAAESAAQPGGPPAAGRKTIEEIAAEHRARWPKPFKTGPRAVDIIRAERDAR; this is encoded by the coding sequence ATGCCCAGCCTCTCGATAAAGGATGTGCCCGAGCCAGTTCTTGAGGCGATTCGCCGCCGCGCCGCGCGCAATCACCGCTCGCTGCAGGGCGAGCTGATGGCGCTCATCGTTCAAGCCGCTGCGGAATCGGCGGCGCAGCCCGGCGGCCCCCCTGCCGCCGGCCGGAAGACCATCGAAGAGATCGCCGCCGAGCATCGCGCGCGCTGGCCGAAGCCCTTCAAGACCGGCCCGCGCGCCGTGGACATAATCCGCGCCGAGCGCGATGCGCGATGA
- a CDS encoding type II toxin-antitoxin system VapC family toxin — MKQPVFVAEPPAAYRPRQPLVIDCSLLAAVLFDEPERDQALGHMAGRELFAPHLLDFEIAGVALKKSRQGLAEVAACGLADYVALSLSQRRVDIEAQVALALRYDLSTYDAAYLCLAGELNAPLATLDRRLGEAARRHLRSLE; from the coding sequence ATGAAGCAGCCGGTGTTCGTCGCCGAACCGCCCGCAGCCTATCGCCCGCGCCAGCCGCTGGTGATCGATTGCAGCCTGCTGGCGGCGGTGCTCTTCGACGAGCCCGAGCGCGACCAGGCCCTCGGCCACATGGCCGGCCGCGAGCTCTTCGCGCCGCATCTGCTTGATTTCGAGATCGCCGGCGTGGCCCTGAAAAAGTCGCGCCAGGGTCTGGCCGAGGTCGCCGCCTGCGGACTCGCGGACTACGTCGCGCTCTCGCTCAGCCAGCGGCGCGTCGATATCGAGGCGCAAGTCGCACTGGCCTTGCGCTACGACCTGTCAACCTACGACGCGGCCTATCTGTGCCTGGCAGGGGAACTCAATGCGCCCCTCGCCACGCTAGACCGGCGTTTGGGCGAAGCCGCGCGGCGCCACCTGCGGTCGCTCGAATGA